One genomic segment of Fervidobacterium pennivorans includes these proteins:
- a CDS encoding ABC transporter permease, which yields MVRGLYLIKAQFLSAKRYKIDFYGSFFVPLLTIIPLLFLYYLGSKSNIVKFFYGTSNTTNIFGYLALGAAYWNYVEILWGVIFTLRRYMRIGQFEEIFLTPVSGLEYILSWSVFGISRVTIESVPILILALLSNLLTIKPLNLLLFICSFVISIIASFGFVFLFFGLTLLLKDADELVSLVGNAAPLIGGMFFPVTVLPKFLRYVSYVFPFTWGLDLSRHFLMGTKTIFDLKSEFMIFTVISFLYIIAGYLSYVILQHKARQKGVHGF from the coding sequence ATGGTAAGAGGTTTGTACTTGATTAAAGCACAATTTCTTTCGGCTAAAAGGTACAAGATAGATTTTTACGGTTCGTTCTTCGTGCCATTGCTCACAATAATTCCGTTATTATTCTTGTACTATCTTGGTAGTAAATCGAATATCGTAAAGTTTTTCTATGGGACATCGAATACAACGAATATCTTCGGTTACCTTGCGCTTGGTGCTGCCTACTGGAATTACGTTGAAATTCTGTGGGGAGTAATCTTCACATTGAGACGTTACATGAGAATAGGACAATTTGAAGAAATTTTCTTAACACCAGTGAGCGGACTTGAGTACATTCTATCTTGGAGTGTGTTCGGCATTTCAAGAGTAACCATAGAATCTGTACCTATATTAATACTTGCACTTTTGAGCAATTTATTGACAATAAAACCACTAAACTTGTTACTTTTTATATGTTCATTTGTTATTTCCATTATTGCATCGTTCGGATTTGTCTTCCTTTTCTTTGGGTTAACGTTACTTTTAAAGGACGCCGATGAACTGGTAAGCTTGGTAGGAAACGCTGCACCTTTGATAGGTGGGATGTTCTTTCCAGTGACCGTATTACCGAAGTTCTTACGTTACGTTTCGTACGTCTTTCCTTTTACGTGGGGCTTAGATTTATCAAGACATTTTCTGATGGGTACAAAAACGATTTTTGATTTGAAAAGTGAGTTTATGATTTTCACAGTGATATCTTTTCTCTATATTATCGCTGGTTACTTGAGTTACGTTATACTCCAACACAAAGCACGCCAAAAAGGAGTACATGGGTTTTAA
- a CDS encoding ABC transporter permease — protein sequence MLDTLKSVFILAMKDLKVRRKYKFVWINMALTPFFMIAPYVFSAKITTQQDIVNNILIGTLLWYWLNQYFFGVGDGFSEERMEGTLVTIVLSPISTVAFLFSKAIDTFIMNLYITLFTLLFFWLLGIDIYLSFYFFLLLLVSGLYITFFSIFFAGLNLLYKRIGTLNYSIQYGIGLLSGMVNPVSNFPFYIRIASYLLPLTYLIEAGRVILNSNDVTKFFFNLLTVSIISVVYLVVGVAMLKKAEHLIRQKGEWEEW from the coding sequence GTGCTGGATACTTTAAAAAGTGTGTTTATCTTAGCGATGAAAGACTTGAAAGTGCGTAGGAAGTACAAATTTGTCTGGATAAATATGGCGCTCACTCCATTTTTTATGATTGCACCGTACGTTTTCAGTGCAAAGATAACAACTCAGCAAGATATAGTAAACAACATACTTATTGGTACACTCCTTTGGTATTGGTTGAATCAATACTTTTTCGGTGTTGGTGATGGCTTTTCGGAAGAACGTATGGAAGGAACACTTGTAACAATTGTTTTATCACCGATTTCCACAGTTGCATTTTTATTTTCAAAAGCAATTGATACATTCATTATGAATTTGTACATAACACTTTTCACACTCTTGTTTTTTTGGTTGCTTGGCATAGATATTTATTTATCGTTCTATTTCTTTTTATTGTTACTTGTGAGTGGGCTTTATATTACTTTCTTTTCGATATTTTTTGCTGGTTTGAATCTTCTGTACAAACGCATCGGAACTTTAAATTATTCGATTCAGTACGGAATAGGTCTTCTATCTGGTATGGTAAATCCTGTTAGCAATTTCCCGTTCTATATTCGTATAGCAAGTTACTTACTGCCATTAACGTATTTAATCGAAGCTGGAAGGGTAATCTTAAACTCCAACGATGTTACGAAGTTTTTCTTTAATTTACTTACAGTGAGTATCATTAGTGTAGTGTATCTTGTTGTCGGTGTTGCGATGTTGAAAAAAGCAGAACACTTGATAAGGCAAAAAGGAGAATGGGAAGAATGGTAA
- a CDS encoding ABC transporter ATP-binding protein yields the protein MSLVLLKGVSKSFGDQRVLENVSLNISEGEFTVLVGPNGAGKSTLLRIMVGLLLPDEGEVNILGFDVKKHWKKLARYIGVVLANERSLYWKLTAWENLDIFGGIYNVPKKKRIERAEELLNFFGLYDDKDKLVEDYSTGMRKKLLLCKALIHQPKILFIDEILNGLDVNAVIQVNSFLEKSSKDGVTVVMVSHILHNLSEDAKIVLLKNGKIELISRYGDIFASKDVYNQLSELFLQSSEYAENE from the coding sequence TTGAGTCTTGTTTTATTGAAAGGTGTTAGTAAATCCTTTGGAGACCAAAGAGTGCTTGAAAATGTAAGTTTGAACATTTCAGAAGGTGAATTCACCGTATTGGTAGGTCCAAACGGCGCTGGTAAGAGTACGCTTTTGCGAATCATGGTAGGTTTACTTTTACCAGATGAAGGTGAAGTGAACATCTTAGGTTTTGACGTAAAAAAGCACTGGAAAAAACTCGCAAGGTATATCGGTGTTGTGCTTGCTAACGAAAGAAGTTTATATTGGAAGCTAACGGCTTGGGAAAACCTTGACATATTCGGTGGAATTTACAATGTTCCAAAAAAGAAGCGAATAGAACGTGCCGAAGAGTTACTTAACTTTTTTGGTTTATACGATGACAAAGATAAGCTCGTTGAAGATTATTCAACTGGAATGCGTAAGAAATTGTTACTTTGTAAAGCTTTAATTCATCAACCAAAGATTCTCTTCATAGATGAGATTTTGAATGGTCTCGATGTTAACGCCGTCATTCAGGTTAATTCTTTTTTAGAAAAGTCGAGCAAAGATGGTGTGACTGTCGTTATGGTAAGTCACATACTGCACAATTTGAGTGAGGATGCAAAGATAGTACTTCTGAAAAATGGAAAAATTGAGCTTATTTCAAGGTACGGTGATATTTTCGCAAGTAAAGATGTTTACAACCAGCTTTCTGAACTCTTTTTGCAATCTTCCGAATATGCTGAAAACGAATGA
- a CDS encoding radical SAM/SPASM domain-containing protein, whose amino-acid sequence MSRFVVKIDKYDKIIYYDLLMREIKIVNKNSLNTKFESYDSDERIALMNYINNKIKYSNDTLSITDAITYDCNLSCVYCMQNGPKIDKTQLEIETVKKVELYRKLLSIFNPKSFIITFFGGEPSLKIDYLQQVLEQIESEEKFKQFNIISNGNFVFDDLFSILNHRKFGVIQLTLDGPRELHNARRPRKDGASSWDRIMDNMSKIFCYSNSTVVIHTVLDETNSNFYYKKMLDELVEIFGVKVLSERVIFNIGLLTNPENGGLSLKGINICQKEYAEKYVEAVKSVINFGFRIIDFLNVWPCTYKKESDLVLAPNGDVYNCISGIGVSNFKIANYEEIMSNEEIFIKKYANFLESISHDKTCMSCTFLPICDGGCKYNSFLKQTPKDCWKEFLETLYSSDLIELYVLNQERVIVP is encoded by the coding sequence ATGAGTAGATTTGTTGTAAAAATTGATAAATATGATAAGATAATATATTATGATCTTTTAATGCGTGAAATTAAGATAGTAAATAAGAACTCATTGAACACAAAATTCGAAAGTTATGATTCAGATGAAAGAATTGCATTAATGAATTATATTAATAATAAGATAAAATATTCAAACGATACTTTGTCAATAACAGATGCAATTACCTATGATTGTAATTTAAGTTGTGTATATTGCATGCAAAATGGACCAAAAATAGACAAAACCCAACTGGAAATTGAAACTGTGAAGAAAGTGGAACTTTACAGAAAACTTCTCAGTATCTTCAATCCAAAATCATTTATTATTACATTTTTTGGCGGGGAACCTTCGCTAAAAATTGATTATTTGCAGCAGGTTCTTGAACAAATTGAATCTGAAGAAAAGTTTAAACAGTTTAATATAATATCAAATGGAAATTTTGTTTTTGATGATTTGTTTTCAATATTAAACCACAGAAAATTTGGAGTTATTCAGTTGACATTAGATGGTCCAAGAGAGCTCCATAATGCAAGACGTCCACGAAAAGATGGGGCAAGTAGTTGGGACAGAATAATGGATAACATGAGTAAAATATTTTGTTATTCAAATTCAACTGTGGTGATTCATACCGTTTTAGATGAGACAAACTCTAATTTTTATTACAAGAAGATGCTAGACGAGCTCGTTGAGATATTCGGAGTGAAAGTATTATCAGAAAGGGTTATTTTTAATATTGGTTTATTAACGAATCCAGAAAATGGTGGATTATCATTAAAAGGAATCAATATTTGTCAAAAAGAGTACGCCGAAAAATACGTTGAAGCAGTCAAATCTGTGATTAATTTTGGCTTTAGGATCATCGATTTTCTAAATGTTTGGCCTTGCACATACAAAAAAGAATCCGACCTTGTCTTAGCTCCGAATGGTGATGTATACAATTGTATTTCTGGAATTGGAGTAAGTAATTTCAAAATCGCAAATTACGAAGAGATAATGTCTAACGAAGAGATATTCATTAAAAAATATGCTAATTTCTTAGAATCCATTTCTCATGATAAAACTTGTATGAGTTGTACTTTTCTTCCAATTTGTGATGGTGGCTGTAAATACAACTCATTTTTAAAGCAAACTCCGAAAGATTGTTGGAAAGAATTTTTAGAAACATTGTATAGTTCAGATTTAATTGAATTATATGTATTAAATCAAGAAAGGGTGATCGTTCCTTGA
- the gltA gene encoding NADPH-dependent glutamate synthase, with protein sequence MAVKDRVHVPEQPAEIRKTNFLEVSLGYTPELAQQEASRCLQCKIPTCISGCPVGIDIPGFIKEIAKGNFEGSYKILKSYNYLPAICGRVCPQEVQCEGLCILNKIGRSINIGALERFVADWADENNIEYENENTKFQFNISKAKDKKVAIIGSGPAGLTVASELGRYGFTVDIYEALHEFGGVLTYGIPEFRLPKSIVKKEIAALEKLDVRFFKNIPVGYAISVKEILESYDAVFIGVGAGTPKFMGIPGSELNGVYSANEFLTRINLMRAYKFPEYDTPIRIGKKVAVIGGGNTAMDAARSALRLGADVTIIYRRTEAEMPARKAEIEHAKEEGVKFYTLATPVKYIGDENGNLVAIECIRMELGAPDESGRRRPVEIPNSNFILEMDTVIEAIGTEANKFLLSQFPDLKTNKYGYIITDEYGQTSNPKVFAGGDIVTGSATVILAMGAGKKAAQGIMKFLSENR encoded by the coding sequence ATGGCTGTGAAAGACAGAGTCCACGTGCCAGAACAACCTGCTGAAATAAGAAAAACTAACTTTTTGGAAGTATCGCTCGGTTACACACCAGAATTGGCGCAACAGGAAGCCTCACGATGCTTACAATGTAAAATACCAACGTGTATATCCGGTTGTCCGGTCGGTATCGATATACCGGGCTTTATTAAAGAGATAGCTAAGGGTAATTTCGAAGGTTCGTATAAGATTTTAAAATCTTACAATTATCTGCCAGCAATATGTGGACGTGTATGTCCACAAGAGGTACAATGCGAGGGGTTATGCATTTTAAATAAAATTGGAAGATCAATCAACATAGGTGCACTTGAACGATTCGTCGCAGATTGGGCGGATGAAAACAACATCGAATACGAAAATGAAAATACTAAATTTCAATTCAACATAAGCAAAGCAAAAGATAAGAAAGTGGCTATAATCGGCTCTGGACCAGCCGGATTGACGGTTGCATCTGAACTTGGTAGATATGGTTTCACCGTGGATATATACGAAGCCCTGCACGAATTCGGCGGTGTATTGACGTACGGTATACCAGAATTCAGATTACCAAAATCGATAGTCAAAAAAGAAATTGCCGCACTTGAAAAACTCGATGTGCGATTTTTCAAGAATATACCAGTTGGATACGCTATATCCGTTAAGGAAATCCTCGAATCTTACGATGCCGTTTTCATCGGTGTCGGTGCTGGCACACCTAAATTTATGGGCATACCCGGAAGTGAGTTGAACGGTGTGTATTCTGCCAACGAATTTTTAACAAGGATAAACCTTATGAGAGCGTACAAATTCCCGGAGTACGATACACCTATACGAATCGGCAAAAAAGTGGCTGTAATCGGTGGTGGAAACACCGCAATGGATGCAGCAAGAAGTGCTCTAAGACTTGGTGCAGACGTCACTATAATATACCGTCGAACAGAAGCAGAAATGCCAGCGAGAAAAGCGGAAATCGAACATGCGAAAGAAGAGGGTGTTAAATTTTACACACTCGCAACACCTGTCAAGTACATCGGTGATGAAAATGGTAATTTGGTAGCTATCGAATGTATCAGGATGGAACTTGGCGCGCCTGATGAAAGTGGTAGAAGACGACCTGTTGAGATTCCAAACAGTAACTTTATCTTGGAAATGGATACAGTTATCGAAGCGATAGGTACTGAAGCGAATAAATTTCTGCTCAGTCAATTTCCAGATTTAAAGACAAACAAATACGGTTACATAATAACAGACGAATACGGTCAGACAAGTAATCCGAAAGTCTTCGCTGGAGGAGATATTGTAACAGGTTCAGCAACAGTTATCTTAGCCATGGGAGCTGGTAAAAAAGCTGCGCAAGGTATAATGAAATTCCTATCAGAAAACAGATGA
- a CDS encoding sulfide/dihydroorotate dehydrogenase-like FAD/NAD-binding protein: MNQEELNNVILRKRKLAYGVHDVWIKNDLIGRQAKPGQFVIVRISEKGERIPLTIAESNGEAFRIVVKAVGKSTYELCSLNEGDILYDVVGPLGKPSEIKYHGNVLIIGGGVGIAAILPIAKALKSAGNNITVIIGARTIQDLILRDEFTFADKLLPTTDDGSFGYKGNVIDAMKIELEKENYNVIWSIGPAIMMKLSSEIATKYNIPIWVSLNSIMIDGTGMCGGCRTVIKTDNSEKIQYVCVDGPEFDGRYVDWDSFIKRLNQYKEQEKLALERYLKEVGEPTWL, translated from the coding sequence ATGAACCAAGAAGAGCTTAACAACGTGATATTGCGTAAGCGTAAATTAGCCTACGGAGTTCATGATGTCTGGATTAAAAATGATCTCATTGGTAGACAAGCTAAACCTGGTCAGTTTGTTATAGTGAGGATAAGTGAAAAAGGCGAACGCATACCTCTAACGATAGCCGAGTCCAATGGTGAAGCGTTCAGAATCGTTGTCAAAGCGGTTGGGAAATCCACATACGAACTGTGCTCGCTCAACGAAGGCGATATACTTTACGATGTAGTTGGACCACTCGGTAAGCCAAGTGAAATTAAGTATCATGGAAACGTACTAATAATCGGTGGTGGAGTTGGAATAGCCGCTATATTACCAATTGCAAAAGCGCTAAAAAGTGCAGGCAACAACATAACAGTTATAATTGGAGCAAGAACAATCCAAGATTTGATATTAAGAGATGAATTCACATTTGCCGATAAACTTTTACCAACAACAGACGATGGAAGTTTCGGATACAAAGGTAACGTGATAGATGCCATGAAAATCGAGCTTGAAAAAGAAAATTACAACGTAATTTGGTCGATAGGACCAGCTATCATGATGAAACTTTCAAGTGAAATTGCCACAAAATACAACATTCCCATTTGGGTTTCGTTGAATTCTATCATGATAGATGGTACTGGTATGTGTGGTGGTTGCCGAACGGTGATAAAAACTGATAATTCCGAAAAGATACAGTACGTATGCGTTGATGGACCAGAATTCGATGGTAGATACGTTGATTGGGATAGCTTCATCAAAAGGCTAAACCAATACAAAGAACAAGAAAAATTGGCTCTTGAAAGATATCTGAAAGAAGTTGGTGAACCTACATGGCTGTGA
- a CDS encoding IS110 family transposase, whose translation MEQKYVNPKVSRISQDTLIVGIDVAKRNHWVRMTDYRGIDLISPFKINNTIDGIKMLEEKIRIIKQKEGLNNVILGMEPSGHYWKVLAWQMKSNEQVNYLVGVNPYHVKKSKEFDDNSPSKNDKKDAGLIAKLIKDGRYFDMHFIFTP comes from the coding sequence ATGGAACAAAAGTATGTTAATCCAAAAGTTTCAAGAATTTCTCAAGACACTCTAATTGTCGGTATTGATGTTGCTAAAAGAAATCATTGGGTTAGGATGACTGATTATCGTGGAATTGATTTGATTAGCCCTTTCAAGATTAATAATACCATAGATGGTATTAAAATGTTAGAGGAAAAAATAAGAATTATTAAGCAAAAGGAAGGGTTAAACAACGTAATCTTAGGCATGGAACCATCAGGGCATTATTGGAAGGTTTTAGCTTGGCAAATGAAATCTAACGAGCAAGTAAATTATCTTGTTGGAGTAAATCCATATCATGTGAAGAAAAGCAAAGAATTTGATGATAACTCACCTAGTAAAAATGACAAGAAAGATGCAGGATTAATAGCCAAATTAATCAAAGATGGAAGATATTTCGATATGCATTTCATATTCACCCCATGA
- a CDS encoding transposase, with product MQSRKEYSPEFKLTVVKEYLNGDKSQAQICEKYSISPSIFFRWLKNYKESGYDDSVFNVSRGRPGSIISDYSKIPPFIFESAGVRRDDSTNPNDTIALKRKLEYYEKILLEKEVQLRIALDQIELLKKTNSKKENQQK from the coding sequence ATGCAGAGCAGGAAAGAGTATTCTCCAGAGTTCAAACTTACTGTCGTCAAGGAATATCTTAACGGTGATAAGTCACAAGCGCAGATTTGTGAGAAATATTCAATCTCTCCCAGCATATTCTTCAGATGGTTGAAGAATTACAAGGAATCAGGATACGATGATTCAGTATTCAATGTCAGCAGAGGAAGGCCGGGATCAATCATATCAGATTATTCAAAGATACCGCCATTCATCTTTGAATCGGCAGGTGTTCGGAGAGACGATTCAACCAATCCGAACGACACAATTGCCTTGAAACGGAAACTTGAATACTACGAGAAGATACTGCTCGAGAAGGAAGTACAATTGAGGATAGCATTAGACCAAATAGAGTTATTAAAAAAAACAAACAGCAAGAAAGAGAATCAACAAAAGTAA